A portion of the Pedobacter cryoconitis genome contains these proteins:
- a CDS encoding DUF4105 domain-containing protein: MQIALEFTLTDLLMRKPLLLLFVFVLGCIRIAVAGLPSENIFLLSKSATVNLLTCSKTSKYIYALFGHSAIRITDEEKQLDLVYNYGTFDNEDPDFYINFISGRMKYFLSVSSYHSFLQGYIKDQQAVSTQKLNLTQREKDKLFFLLNEQLKPANKYYYYNFIKNNCATKIVDLLTQSIGPDFEHSLSITNQGTGNPVRMLVSNYLTNNEISMIGMNVLLGRKADVISSKAINLFLPDTLQKRLDQIQLGKRKMANSAIYLFKPGKIEPVYPNIFAITLYSFLLLLLLLSPFIEKTSGANKLMKWVTFTVFTMISLVGCLLLYLSLFSSLELVKYNLNLLWCHPFYLLVFFKKLSKPLSVVFLASILIFVILYFKTISFPVMFPVLILLIVLLSLYHNASASHQIKSVDPV; encoded by the coding sequence ATGCAAATTGCTCTGGAATTTACGCTTACAGACTTGCTCATGCGAAAACCTTTACTTCTTTTGTTCGTCTTTGTTTTGGGGTGTATCAGGATTGCTGTTGCTGGTTTACCATCAGAAAATATTTTTTTGCTCTCAAAGAGCGCTACTGTAAACCTCCTCACCTGCAGCAAAACCAGTAAATATATTTACGCCTTATTCGGTCATAGCGCAATCAGGATTACAGATGAAGAAAAACAGCTGGACCTGGTCTATAACTACGGAACATTTGATAATGAGGATCCTGATTTTTATATCAACTTCATCAGCGGAAGAATGAAGTATTTCTTATCTGTTTCGTCTTATCACTCATTTTTGCAAGGATATATAAAAGATCAGCAAGCAGTCTCCACACAAAAACTTAACCTGACACAGCGAGAGAAAGATAAACTCTTTTTCCTGCTCAACGAACAACTCAAACCAGCGAATAAATATTATTACTATAATTTTATAAAGAACAACTGCGCAACAAAAATAGTAGACTTGTTAACACAAAGCATAGGCCCTGATTTTGAGCATTCGCTTTCTATTACTAATCAGGGAACAGGTAACCCGGTCAGAATGCTGGTAAGTAATTACCTGACCAATAATGAAATTTCTATGATCGGAATGAATGTATTGTTAGGGAGAAAAGCAGATGTGATTTCCAGTAAAGCTATCAACCTATTTCTGCCTGATACTTTGCAAAAAAGATTAGACCAGATTCAATTGGGAAAGCGCAAAATGGCTAACTCTGCTATTTATTTATTTAAACCCGGCAAAATAGAGCCTGTTTACCCGAATATTTTTGCCATAACTCTTTATAGTTTTTTACTCCTGCTCCTGCTGCTCAGTCCATTTATAGAAAAGACAAGCGGGGCGAATAAACTGATGAAATGGGTAACATTTACCGTTTTTACAATGATTAGTCTGGTGGGATGTTTACTACTCTACCTATCTCTTTTTTCCAGTCTGGAATTAGTGAAGTATAATTTAAACCTGCTATGGTGCCATCCTTTTTATCTGCTGGTTTTTTTCAAAAAACTAAGTAAACCCTTATCCGTAGTTTTCCTCGCCAGCATTTTAATATTCGTCATTTTATATTTTAAAACAATAAGTTTTCCGGTTATGTTCCCGGTCCTGATCTTACTGATTGTTTTATTATCTCTTTACCACAATGCTTCTGCCAGTCACCAGATTAAAAGTGTAGATCCGGTATAA
- a CDS encoding site-specific integrase, producing the protein MVYYKLILNDKRSKSDQIYPIVVRVTSNRISTTVSTGLRVHIKEWDAIKAVIKNSHPNCHILNHQLLDFYTKVQRSILKLQDQQDFSFENLKLSLKEQPVQTSIQAKISFNEFAEQIIRELHESNKSGNALVYQASWNRLSSFIKNKRLNFTDIDYTLLEAFKQHLMKDGVKTNTISNYFRTIRALYNRGIKARLVDRSCYPFHDVTIKSERTTKRAVNITDIARLKTIIIKPETSAWHSRNYFMLSISLVGIAFTDLAYLRHKDIQKGRLIYRRRKTHKEYNIKLTPLANSIIQIYKGRSEKYLLPILPSTTVEDSLTAHKIIKQCIKTTNKYLKRMATELEIDELTTYVARHTWATTAKRLGFSNELIAEALGHEYGNKITNIYLDAFEQSIVDEVNDKVLECLT; encoded by the coding sequence ATGGTTTATTATAAACTTATCCTAAATGACAAACGATCTAAATCAGATCAGATTTACCCAATCGTAGTAAGAGTTACAAGTAACAGAATCAGTACTACAGTTTCTACCGGATTAAGAGTTCACATTAAAGAATGGGATGCAATTAAAGCCGTTATTAAAAATAGTCATCCAAATTGCCATATACTGAATCATCAGCTTTTAGACTTTTACACCAAAGTACAGCGGTCTATTCTTAAACTTCAAGATCAGCAAGACTTCTCATTCGAGAATCTTAAACTGAGTTTAAAAGAACAGCCTGTACAAACTTCAATCCAAGCGAAGATCTCATTTAATGAGTTCGCAGAACAGATAATAAGGGAACTTCACGAATCTAACAAGTCTGGCAATGCGTTAGTTTATCAAGCTTCATGGAACAGATTATCCAGCTTCATCAAAAACAAGAGGCTTAATTTTACTGATATTGATTATACGTTACTGGAGGCATTCAAACAACACCTAATGAAGGATGGTGTTAAGACAAACACAATAAGTAATTATTTCAGGACAATAAGGGCATTATACAATCGTGGAATCAAAGCGAGACTTGTGGATCGATCATGTTACCCCTTTCATGATGTAACAATAAAATCAGAACGAACAACGAAGCGAGCAGTAAACATAACTGATATTGCTCGATTGAAAACAATAATTATTAAACCAGAGACATCAGCATGGCATAGCAGGAATTACTTCATGCTCAGCATATCTTTAGTTGGAATAGCATTCACCGACCTGGCTTATTTAAGACACAAAGACATTCAAAAAGGCAGGCTGATATATAGAAGGAGAAAAACGCACAAAGAATACAATATAAAACTCACTCCACTTGCCAATTCAATAATTCAGATATACAAAGGCAGGAGCGAAAAGTACTTACTTCCAATCCTTCCCTCTACAACTGTTGAAGACTCTTTGACGGCACATAAAATCATCAAACAATGCATAAAGACAACAAATAAATATTTGAAGAGGATGGCTACAGAATTGGAAATCGATGAGCTTACCACTTACGTTGCCAGACATACATGGGCTACTACAGCAAAACGATTAGGTTTTTCAAATGAATTGATAGCAGAAGCATTAGGACACGAGTACGGGAATAAAATAACAAACATCTATTTAGATGCCTTTGAACAATCAATAGTTGATGAGGTAAATGATAAAGTGCTTGAATGTTTGACCTAG
- a CDS encoding alpha/beta fold hydrolase: protein MKIFFLFTYLSLTLGNSCLMAQSRKAAEMNMEQVYAQANSSYREFERKRGGYIQTANVLMHYLCWGNPKNVPLIWSHGSFSHSYELAGLAKLLTDGGYYLIAVDYYGHGQTPIPEKEVSLYNSADDIRVLMDSLKIDQAILGGFSRGGYIAAAFYQSYPDRVKALILEDGGSVAFNTFNHQMSEEALLTKIRSRVPEQGVNSIYEASFDSPMAAYESLYDKSAGGNQFELLNIVKRKGNQWVTYAGLSDFFYMKDDQQFKNLVLKPNNSPLYGASITMVQPKIIFRNLRVPLLILDPVSDHDPMPFEKDNIALANQFPELITRIEFAGVEHNIHYEKPVQFSHELLKFLNIVKKETPLFLQKK from the coding sequence ATGAAAATATTCTTCTTATTTACTTATCTGTCGCTCACTTTAGGAAATTCCTGTCTGATGGCACAATCCAGGAAAGCTGCTGAAATGAATATGGAACAAGTATATGCTCAGGCAAACTCTTCTTATCGGGAATTTGAAAGGAAACGTGGAGGTTATATTCAAACAGCTAATGTATTGATGCATTATCTGTGCTGGGGAAATCCAAAAAATGTTCCTTTAATCTGGTCACATGGAAGCTTTAGTCACAGTTATGAACTGGCTGGTCTGGCAAAGCTGCTCACTGATGGAGGATATTATTTAATTGCTGTTGATTATTATGGACATGGTCAGACACCGATTCCTGAAAAAGAAGTATCACTTTATAATTCTGCGGACGATATCCGGGTATTAATGGATTCTTTAAAGATTGATCAGGCTATCCTTGGAGGATTTTCCAGGGGAGGATATATTGCTGCTGCTTTTTATCAAAGTTATCCGGACAGAGTTAAGGCCTTAATATTAGAGGATGGAGGCTCTGTAGCATTTAATACATTTAACCATCAAATGAGCGAAGAAGCGCTCCTTACTAAAATCAGATCTAGGGTACCTGAACAAGGAGTCAATAGTATTTATGAAGCCTCTTTTGATTCGCCAATGGCGGCTTATGAGAGCCTATATGACAAGAGTGCTGGTGGCAATCAATTTGAATTATTAAATATTGTCAAACGAAAAGGCAATCAGTGGGTTACTTATGCAGGGTTAAGTGACTTTTTCTATATGAAAGATGATCAGCAATTTAAAAACCTGGTTTTAAAGCCAAATAATTCGCCATTGTATGGGGCCTCGATCACAATGGTTCAACCGAAAATTATCTTTAGAAATCTGCGTGTACCTCTATTAATACTTGATCCGGTATCTGATCATGACCCCATGCCTTTCGAAAAAGATAACATTGCCTTGGCCAATCAATTTCCAGAGCTGATAACCAGGATTGAATTTGCCGGAGTTGAACACAACATTCATTATGAAAAGCCAGTGCAATTTAGCCACGAACTCCTCAAGTTTCTAAATATCGTCAAAAAAGAAACTCCGTTGTTTTTACAAAAGAAATAA
- a CDS encoding sensor histidine kinase, with amino-acid sequence MKNSVYNSRYLITIGVFILLCFSGIGFFITSKFNKRTERISMDMATSIYQLKSNVINNEFRGFIGGLNNAELIIPQFKSANDFLKGEKLINALLLSHSKIKHGWYAMINGRDTVYRTIRENGTHDQHGEILPYQKKWIHSQLLSKDTITRIGTIINVEDSIHGLLATRHRLADSSTLILGLDINFKELQRYLWGVDSKSRASIYIVDEQGDYVLSPDEKQIGKQMPGGVRTTGLEKLADSISFYEIATSSYLGMPVFRFYTPFGISRMKWTMVLETPVFVIDEDVKAIEKYVFLMLIATTLIILVLIEWSQVKWQKQFMLRQQAEILAAQQEKENAILQLDKLKEKLDPHFLFNSLSSLNGLIEEQPDLAKAFVVKLSRVYRYVLDPTPNGLEEVSREVSFASEYFFLLKIRFGEALASLEIDIDPQHSSAYIPFMSVQTLVENAVKHNIVSKPQPLHISIRSVGEGIVVTNNLQLRNDVKDSGKQGLKYLQGIYAHFGDFQLSYGIKNGTYQCFLPLIKKPSTP; translated from the coding sequence ATGAAAAATTCAGTATATAACTCCAGGTATTTAATTACCATCGGAGTATTTATCTTACTGTGTTTTAGTGGGATTGGGTTTTTTATAACCAGTAAATTCAATAAGCGCACAGAACGGATCAGCATGGATATGGCAACCAGCATTTATCAGCTGAAATCCAACGTTATCAATAATGAGTTCAGAGGTTTTATCGGAGGATTGAACAATGCTGAACTCATTATACCACAATTTAAGTCGGCAAATGATTTTCTGAAAGGCGAAAAGCTGATCAATGCACTTTTACTGAGCCACTCTAAAATAAAACATGGTTGGTATGCGATGATCAATGGCCGGGATACGGTTTACAGGACAATCAGAGAAAATGGTACTCATGATCAGCATGGTGAGATCTTACCCTATCAGAAGAAATGGATTCATAGTCAACTTCTTTCAAAAGATACTATCACAAGAATAGGGACTATTATTAATGTAGAAGATTCTATTCACGGCCTGCTGGCTACCCGGCATCGCCTTGCAGATTCCTCTACGCTTATTCTGGGTCTGGATATAAATTTCAAAGAATTACAACGTTATTTATGGGGGGTAGACAGTAAAAGCCGTGCATCTATCTATATTGTTGACGAGCAGGGAGATTATGTCCTGAGTCCAGATGAAAAGCAGATTGGAAAACAAATGCCTGGCGGAGTCAGAACAACTGGTCTTGAAAAGCTTGCCGATAGTATAAGCTTCTATGAAATAGCCACCTCTTCTTACCTTGGGATGCCAGTTTTTAGATTTTATACTCCATTTGGCATCAGCCGGATGAAATGGACCATGGTGCTGGAAACACCTGTTTTTGTGATAGATGAAGACGTAAAAGCGATCGAAAAATATGTATTCCTGATGCTGATTGCTACCACCCTGATTATTCTGGTCCTAATTGAATGGTCACAAGTCAAATGGCAAAAGCAATTTATGCTGAGGCAGCAAGCCGAAATACTCGCTGCACAACAGGAAAAAGAAAATGCAATTCTGCAACTCGATAAACTCAAAGAAAAGCTCGACCCGCATTTTCTGTTTAATTCATTAAGCTCTCTGAATGGTTTAATCGAAGAACAACCCGATCTGGCTAAAGCATTTGTCGTTAAACTTTCGAGAGTATATCGCTATGTTTTAGACCCTACACCAAATGGATTGGAAGAAGTTTCCAGAGAAGTAAGTTTTGCCAGTGAATACTTTTTCCTGTTAAAAATACGGTTTGGTGAAGCACTGGCATCTTTGGAAATCGATATTGATCCTCAACACTCTTCCGCTTATATTCCATTTATGAGTGTGCAGACTTTAGTCGAGAATGCAGTAAAGCACAATATTGTTTCTAAACCTCAGCCCCTTCATATCAGTATCAGGAGTGTGGGAGAAGGTATAGTGGTCACCAATAACTTGCAGTTGCGCAACGATGTGAAAGATTCAGGGAAACAAGGGTTGAAATATCTGCAGGGTATTTATGCGCACTTTGGAGACTTCCAGCTGAGCTATGGAATTAAAAATGGGACCTATCAATGTTTCTTGCCACTGATTAAAAAACCTTCCACTCCTTAA
- a CDS encoding zinc-dependent metalloprotease: MSFTALFLFLCNVNGFTQIPKKLPVQPKKLPLHKGKITSKKSVTDTVKKKTDSTSKKEEKSYAELVKKATTIKGLFKVHQVENDYYFEIPLNLMEKDFLVVNKISSVPLALNESGVNKGMNFDNRVIRFSRNKAAKTVWVKVIVPQVESPAGDAITRSVKDNFTGSVIESFKIEAYSPDSSAVVVKMNKVFDGTEKSFNDVFNDMGLGATPKTSLSAIEKIKSFPQNIVVRALMSTRVMDAGISVPISITVTTNILLLPEKPMKPRFADNRVGFFSTPRWYFSDAQHKLETRELVTRWRMEPKPEDRARYLKGELVEPVKPIIFYIDPATPPKWRKEIIAGVYDWQKAFEQAGFKNAIQAREVTDTTDYDGDDVRYSEITYAASPKSNAMGPAVVDPRSGEILESDVIWWHNVMTSVQYWMRVQTGIIDPEVRNNDVSDQRMGHAIRFVSSHEIGHTLGLKHNMSSSASFPVDSLRSPAFTNRMGGTASSIMDYARFNYVAQPEDKVTNITPQIGIYDKYAIAWGYRWLPAEDPHQELPILKEWIKVHANDPLYHYGEQQQAKNIVDPRAQSEDLGDDAVKASRYGLANLKRLIPQILTWSAPEGDNYYQAGKLYLAAIWQWQTYAEHVTANIGGYYLENPVSGDGKDAYAPVPVKIQKGALGYFKDQVFTMPEWLFNKELLKKTFPIKDTPIGPMEYAPLNLRREYQYGLLYSLLGEDRLLRMLEMEVQFGKENVFTVGELFQDIRPVIFAKTLKGKTLSITDRMLQQNYVDVLLVSTDKMLEKITKKSLFQTSLNNLPQTCDLGLNQEETDLNHAMENNINPSANLRNIYVTAMTRTSEVAAAKRGELLQILTLLENNKNRGDEATKGHYMDLILRIRQSLQTK, translated from the coding sequence TTGTCTTTTACGGCGCTCTTTTTATTCTTGTGCAACGTAAACGGTTTTACCCAGATACCTAAAAAACTACCTGTACAGCCTAAGAAATTACCTCTGCATAAAGGTAAGATTACCAGTAAAAAATCAGTTACAGATACGGTTAAAAAGAAAACAGATAGCACTAGTAAAAAGGAAGAAAAAAGTTATGCCGAATTAGTAAAGAAAGCAACTACAATAAAAGGTCTATTTAAAGTACACCAGGTGGAAAACGATTACTACTTCGAAATTCCACTGAACCTGATGGAAAAAGACTTTTTAGTAGTCAATAAAATATCCTCAGTACCATTGGCACTTAACGAGTCGGGTGTCAATAAAGGAATGAACTTCGATAACAGAGTTATTCGGTTTTCAAGAAATAAAGCGGCTAAAACAGTATGGGTTAAGGTTATCGTACCTCAGGTTGAATCCCCTGCGGGCGATGCCATTACGCGCTCAGTGAAAGATAACTTTACCGGTTCTGTGATCGAATCATTTAAAATCGAAGCTTACTCGCCAGATTCGTCGGCCGTTGTGGTGAAGATGAATAAGGTTTTTGATGGAACAGAGAAAAGTTTCAATGATGTATTTAACGATATGGGATTAGGGGCAACACCTAAAACTTCCCTGTCAGCTATTGAAAAAATTAAAAGTTTCCCTCAGAATATTGTTGTTCGTGCATTAATGAGCACCAGGGTAATGGATGCGGGAATCAGCGTACCTATTAGTATTACGGTAACCACTAATATTCTTTTATTACCTGAAAAACCAATGAAACCTCGTTTTGCAGATAACAGAGTTGGTTTTTTCAGTACACCAAGATGGTATTTTTCAGATGCACAGCATAAACTGGAAACCAGAGAACTAGTTACCCGCTGGAGAATGGAACCTAAACCAGAAGACCGCGCAAGATATCTTAAAGGTGAACTGGTAGAACCAGTTAAACCGATCATTTTTTATATAGATCCTGCAACTCCGCCAAAATGGAGAAAAGAAATTATAGCCGGGGTATATGACTGGCAGAAAGCCTTTGAACAAGCAGGTTTCAAAAACGCAATTCAAGCCCGTGAAGTTACAGATACCACAGATTACGATGGGGACGATGTACGTTACTCAGAAATTACTTATGCCGCTTCGCCTAAATCAAATGCAATGGGCCCGGCTGTAGTAGATCCGCGATCAGGAGAAATTCTGGAATCTGATGTCATCTGGTGGCATAATGTAATGACTTCAGTTCAATACTGGATGCGTGTGCAAACCGGGATCATTGATCCTGAAGTAAGAAATAATGACGTGTCTGATCAAAGAATGGGACATGCAATCCGTTTCGTTTCTTCTCATGAAATTGGGCATACTTTAGGGCTGAAACACAATATGTCTTCTTCGGCATCCTTCCCGGTCGACTCTTTACGTTCCCCGGCTTTTACCAATCGTATGGGCGGAACAGCTTCTTCCATTATGGATTATGCACGTTTTAATTATGTAGCACAACCAGAAGATAAAGTCACTAATATCACCCCTCAAATCGGTATTTATGATAAATACGCTATTGCCTGGGGATACCGCTGGTTACCGGCAGAAGATCCGCATCAGGAACTGCCAATCCTTAAAGAATGGATTAAAGTACATGCAAATGATCCTTTGTACCATTATGGAGAACAGCAGCAAGCGAAAAACATCGTAGATCCAAGAGCGCAATCCGAAGACCTTGGTGATGATGCAGTAAAAGCAAGCCGTTATGGACTGGCGAACTTAAAACGCCTGATCCCACAAATTTTAACCTGGTCTGCACCAGAAGGTGATAATTATTACCAGGCCGGTAAACTTTACCTGGCTGCAATCTGGCAATGGCAAACCTATGCAGAACATGTAACTGCAAACATCGGTGGTTATTATCTGGAAAACCCAGTGAGCGGAGACGGTAAAGATGCTTATGCCCCAGTGCCTGTAAAGATTCAGAAAGGTGCATTGGGATATTTCAAAGACCAGGTATTTACTATGCCGGAATGGTTGTTCAACAAAGAGTTACTTAAAAAAACCTTCCCGATAAAAGATACACCAATAGGCCCGATGGAATATGCACCATTAAACCTGAGACGTGAATATCAGTATGGTTTGCTTTACAGTTTACTGGGCGAAGACCGGCTATTGAGAATGTTGGAAATGGAAGTTCAGTTTGGCAAAGAAAACGTATTCACTGTTGGTGAATTGTTTCAAGATATCCGCCCTGTAATTTTCGCAAAGACCCTGAAAGGAAAAACATTGTCTATCACAGACCGTATGTTACAGCAAAACTATGTAGATGTATTATTGGTGAGTACCGATAAGATGCTGGAGAAAATTACGAAGAAATCATTGTTCCAAACCAGCCTGAATAACTTACCACAGACCTGCGATTTGGGTTTAAATCAAGAGGAAACTGACTTGAATCATGCGATGGAAAATAATATCAATCCATCGGCAAACCTGAGAAATATTTATGTCACTGCAATGACCCGGACTTCGGAAGTTGCAGCGGCCAAAAGAGGAGAACTTTTA